The Sebastes umbrosus isolate fSebUmb1 chromosome 4, fSebUmb1.pri, whole genome shotgun sequence genome has a window encoding:
- the LOC119486864 gene encoding uncharacterized protein LOC119486864, which produces MEQDCIAGLYQSLGMFVGAELSSEDVSFLYHKVFHVPSNTDEAHVAMKKMAGGDDSWCCVGENVLDVLLEMEREKEKKETLYWDFQLLNVGNLNTLYVMDKPVIIDPHVLKCLQQSTDPNYFKKVVEEKELYGNVRGGKRLKKAARQFWARLASDGVQSILPSPWQGQSLGVRGQAWGCVSLSDILLLLEVKYDVVTHLLYTEMLQEHYTLGIWETLLPWQQHKEEEGLAELAEEALESGDMLRLAKLPGAFRIYTITRLLLYI; this is translated from the exons ATGGAGCAG GACTGTATCGCCGGTCTGTACCAATCCCTGGGGATGTTTGTCGGAGCAGAGCTGTCCTCTGAAGACGTGAGCTTCCTATACCATAAAGTGTTTCATGTTCCCTCCAACACAGATGAAGCACATGTGGCCATGAAGAAG ATGGCAGGAGGTGACGATAGTTGGTGCTGTGTTGGTGAAAATGTGTTGGATGTTCTCCTAGAAATGGAAAGGGAGAAGGAAAAGAAGGAAACG CTCTACTGGGACTTCCAGCTGCTGAATGTTGGAAATCTCAACACTCTCTATGTGATGGACAAACCAGTTATCATCGATCCTCATGTGCTGAAGTGCCTCCAGCAAAGCACAGAcccaaattattttaaaaaagtggtGGAAGAAAAAGAGCTGTATGGGAATGTGAGAGGTGGGAAGAGGCTCAAGAAGGCAGCCAGGCAGTTCTGGGCCAG ATTGGCGTCAGATGGTGTGCAAAGTATACTGCCCTCTCCCTGGCAGGGCCAAAGcctaggggtcagaggtcaggccTGGGGCTGTGTCTCCCTGTCGGacatcctcctcctgctggaagTCAAGTATGATGTGGTGACCCACTTGCTTTATACAGAAATGCTCCAAGAGCACTACA CTCTGGGTATCTGGGAAACCCTGCTGCCATGGCAACAACATAAGGAAGAGGAGGGGCTGGCGGAACTCGCAGAAGAGGCTTTGGAGTCAGGTGACATGCTTCGTTTGGCCAAGCTGCCAGGAGCGTTCAGGATATACACAATAACAaggttattattatacatttaa
- the LOC119486923 gene encoding uncharacterized protein LOC119486923, with translation MSYSALLAAQQSWETWPHVKSPCRAEQAALWLHGEEEEPKRDFISVSPLQQAVLQMLVLTQEQERKHLVKLAHGVSIEDLQEPGCTVPPMEDDHQQAALRNGCIKRLRQIHAGLQTQNDTQTPLNQPNFHPQPHISSKPAMRYQHQLEDCSLLLLTHLMELQEVRASALLPALMDKSAQCVQALRDDYASELQAQRYTNLLQLISDAPLTSGSILAPYPNLTENSSNEQITAQSCCSGPVNAQNSSGGPAEALTVDSIRRGGRELNVVQAAEWTDQQDVCTGCGAVMEDLPYLEILCVSDATSNTHQSLAADRGAQEEEEEVGSATKSPQSYEKQGSLIALAWSKPPEDDTDYEAGAAGRSQDLQPSDTAEHTQCEEETSGESDREEMKPTLFPSDSTGHPDAQSAEQPCSTVGQLTLEERADQPEKGGSESDLQTHALVAETLQAAQPHLLVDPPDIKQQAGDLCSELINETVNVDREVLEVETCPIATESELWDLRGPVPAHAEDQKYNSQATDDCGPAEREAMRESTLMGRERAREPVSAMERERTMRNLVDMQRKVEQRQQRDRERQLLRVQERLSIIQNRKAEEDLLGLRHTDRLRHLTQDLPQEDKNQQKTVVRERLDQLRRERSYVMQSKRDRNTAGFKELLGPVALHSKETDDGAD, from the exons ATGTCCTATAGCGCTCTTCTGGCAGCTCAGCAGTCCTGGGAGACATG GCCACATGTTAAGAGTCcctgcagagcagagcaggcgGCACTGTGGCTTCATGGTGAAGAGGAAGAGCCGAAGAGAGACTTTATCTCCGTATCACCACTGCAG CAGGCAGTGCTGCAGATGCTGGTGCTGACTCAGGAGCAGGAGAGGAAGCACCTGGTAAAGTTGGCACACGGAGTCTCCATAGAGGATTTGCAAGAGCCAGGTTGCACAGTGCCTCCAATGGAGG ATGATCATCAGCAAGCTGCTTTAAGAAATGGCTGCATAAAAAGGCTGAGACAAATCCATGCGGGCCTGCAGACGCAGAATGACACTCAGACCCCCTTAAATCAACCAAACTTTCATCCCCAGCCCCACATAAGCAGTAAACCGGCAATGAGGTACCAACACCAGCTGGAGGATTGTTCCCTGCTCCTCTTGACCCATCTGATGGAGCTCCAGGAGGTCCGAGCTTCTGCTTTACTGCCAGCACTGATGGACAAG AGTGCACAGTGTGTCCAAGCTCTGCGAGATGACTACGCATCTGAACTTCAAGCACAGCGCTACACCAACCTACTCCAACTGATCTCAGATGCCCCTCTTACGTCAGGCTCTATACTCGCTCCTTATCCAAACTTAACCGAAAATAGCAGCAATGAGCAAATCACAGCTCAGTCCTGCTGCAGTGGACCGGTCAATGCTCAAAACAGCAGTGGTGGGCCGGCTGAAGCtctgacggtggattcaatcaGAAGGGGGGGCAGAGAGCTAAATGTGGTGCAAGCTGCAGAATGGACTGACCAACAGGATGTCTGTACAG GTTGTGGAGCAGTCATGGAGGACCTGCCCTACTTGGAGATCTTGTGTGTATCCGATGCAACAAGTAATACTCATCAGAGTCTCGCCGCAGACAGAGGAGcccaggaagaagaagaagaagtgggcAGTGCAACAAAGAGCCCCCAGAGTTATGAGAAACAGGGCTCGCTGATCGCACTTGCTTGGAGCAAACCACCAGAGGACGACACCGACTATGAGGCAGGGGCTGCAGGACGGAGCCAGGACTTACAGCCAAGTGACacagctgaacacacacagtgtgaaGAGGAGACTTCTGGGGAGAGTGACAGAGAAGAGATGAAACCCACTCTGTTCCCCTCTGATTCCACAGGCCATCCTGACGCACAGTCTGCAGAACAGCCGTGCAGCACAGTAGGACAG TTGACGTTAGAGGAGAGAGCTGATCAACCAGAGAAGGGAGGATCTGAATCGGACCTGCAAACACATGCTTTGgttgcagagaccctgcaggcTGCACAACCACATCTCTTGGTTGACCCTCCTGACATTAAGCAGCAGGCAGGTGACCTCTGCTCTGAACTGATAAATGAGACCGTTAATGTGGACCGAGAAGTGCTCGAGGTGGAAACGTGTCCCATTGCAACAGAGTCGGAGCTGTGGGACCTGAGAGGGCCTGTACCCGCTCATGCCGAGGACCAGAAATATAATTCACAAGCCACA GATGACTGTGGCCCTGCAGAGAGGGAGGCAATGAGGGAATCCACTCTGATGGggagagagcgagcgagagaaCCAGTCTCAGcaatggagagagaaaggacAATGCGCAACCTGGTGGACATGCAAAGAAAGGTGGAACAGAGGCagcagagagatagagagagacaacTGCTGAGG GTTCAGGAGCGTCTGTCGATCATCCAGAACAGAAAGGCAGAGGAAGACCTGCTTGgcctgagacacacagacaggctgaGGCACCTCACACAAGATCTACCACag GAAGACAAGAACCAGCAGAAGACAGTTGTCAGAGAGCGACTGGATCAGCTGAGAAGAGAGCGCTCCTATGTCATGCAGTCCAAACGAGACAG GAATACTGCAGGGTTTAAGGAACTCCTGGGTCCAGTAGCTCTCCACAGCAAAGAAACCGATGATGGAGCAGACTGA